In Bradyrhizobium sp. 1(2017), one DNA window encodes the following:
- a CDS encoding B12-binding domain-containing radical SAM protein gives MTSNKTFRLVLIKPSHYDSDGYVIRWWRGGLPSNSLACLHGIALNCRERQVLGTDVDIDIEAIDETNRKVRIDALARSIQSAGAGMVMLVGVQSNQFPRALDIARQFRGRGIQVAVGGFHVSGTLAMLPDCDPDMREIMALRVSVFAGEAEGRLELVLKDALAGQLQAKYDFLNDLPHLEGQSLPIIPQAQIARVMGRTTSFDAGRGCPFQCSFCTIINVQGRKSRRRSPDDIETLIRANVAQGIHAFFITDDNFARNKDWELLLDRIIALRETEGWQLSFTIQVDTLCHKLPNFVEKCARAGVRRCFIGLENINPDSLLGAKKRQNKITDYREMMLAWKQAKIVTVGGYILGFPNDTLASIVRDIRIIQDELPIDMLEFFFLTPLPGSEDHKTLYAKGVAMDPDLNKYDLDHVTVAHATMSQAEWEDAYRMAWTTYYSWAHVETIMRRAAASGNSVNRIKTFVLYFRGYHPIEHVHPLEGGVLRLKSRRERRPHLPTESAWLFYPRFIAETATKAAQWATLAIRLERLARKVKRDPNRLTYTDKALTPWVDPTENLELFKTRSSQAFLDQRRHIEEAQKRTIPAS, from the coding sequence ATGACATCGAACAAGACGTTCCGGCTTGTTCTCATCAAGCCGTCTCACTACGACAGTGATGGCTATGTGATCCGGTGGTGGCGGGGTGGCCTGCCGTCGAATTCGCTGGCGTGCCTTCACGGCATCGCGCTCAATTGCCGCGAGCGCCAGGTTCTCGGCACTGATGTCGACATCGACATCGAGGCGATCGACGAGACCAACCGGAAAGTCCGGATCGACGCGCTGGCGCGCTCCATCCAGTCAGCCGGCGCTGGCATGGTCATGCTGGTCGGCGTGCAGTCCAATCAGTTTCCGCGGGCGCTCGATATCGCACGGCAGTTTCGCGGTCGGGGCATCCAGGTCGCGGTCGGCGGCTTCCATGTTTCGGGGACGCTGGCGATGTTGCCGGACTGCGACCCCGACATGCGCGAGATCATGGCGCTCCGCGTCTCGGTGTTTGCCGGGGAAGCCGAGGGCCGTCTCGAGCTCGTGCTGAAGGATGCCCTCGCAGGACAGCTCCAGGCAAAGTACGACTTCCTCAACGACCTTCCGCATCTCGAAGGCCAGTCGCTGCCGATCATCCCGCAGGCGCAGATCGCGCGGGTGATGGGCCGCACAACCAGCTTCGATGCGGGCCGCGGCTGCCCGTTCCAGTGCTCGTTCTGCACCATCATCAATGTGCAGGGCCGCAAGTCGCGGCGCCGATCCCCCGACGACATCGAGACCCTGATCCGCGCCAATGTCGCGCAGGGCATTCACGCCTTCTTCATCACCGACGACAATTTTGCGCGCAACAAGGACTGGGAGTTGCTGCTCGACCGCATCATCGCGCTGCGCGAGACGGAAGGATGGCAGCTCAGTTTCACGATCCAGGTCGACACCCTCTGTCACAAGCTGCCGAACTTCGTCGAGAAATGCGCAAGAGCCGGCGTACGACGATGCTTTATCGGCCTGGAGAATATCAACCCCGACAGCTTGCTCGGCGCCAAGAAACGCCAGAACAAGATCACGGATTATCGCGAGATGATGCTCGCCTGGAAACAGGCCAAGATCGTCACCGTTGGCGGCTATATCCTGGGCTTCCCGAACGACACGCTGGCATCGATCGTCCGTGACATCCGGATCATCCAGGACGAACTGCCGATCGACATGCTGGAGTTCTTCTTCCTGACGCCGCTGCCCGGATCGGAAGATCACAAGACGCTCTACGCCAAGGGCGTCGCAATGGACCCGGATCTCAACAAATACGATCTGGACCATGTCACCGTTGCGCACGCGACGATGTCCCAGGCCGAATGGGAGGATGCCTACAGGATGGCCTGGACCACCTATTACAGCTGGGCGCATGTCGAAACGATCATGCGGCGGGCCGCCGCGTCCGGCAACAGCGTCAACCGGATCAAAACCTTCGTTCTCTATTTCAGAGGTTACCATCCGATCGAGCATGTACATCCGCTCGAAGGCGGCGTGCTCCGCCTGAAGAGCAGGCGTGAGCGCCGTCCGCATCTACCAACCGAGTCGGCCTGGCTGTTCTATCCGCGTTTCATCGCGGAAACCGCGACCAAAGCCGCCCAATGGGCGACGCTTGCGATCCGGCTCGAGCGCCTCGCACGCAAGGTCAAGCGCGACCCAAACCGGCTCACCTATACCGACAAGGCGTTGACACCCTGGGTCGATCCAACCGAGAACCTCGAATTGTTCAAGACGAGGTCAAGCCAGGCCTTTCTCGATCAGCGACGACACATCGAGGAAGCGCAGAAGCGGACCATACCTGCCTCGTGA
- a CDS encoding usg protein produces MALRSGGVSDDFRKQMLGYGLTTAQILYRMPDHPSLLQTYVWQNYDMFPKFPALKDFLAFWQEKLDGPLHSVTVAHCKLIKPAELRAVDGVFRLH; encoded by the coding sequence ATGGCACTGCGGAGTGGGGGCGTTTCCGATGACTTCCGGAAACAGATGCTGGGTTACGGGCTGACGACGGCACAAATTCTCTACCGCATGCCGGATCATCCCTCGCTGCTCCAGACCTACGTCTGGCAGAACTACGACATGTTTCCGAAATTTCCGGCGCTGAAGGATTTCCTGGCATTCTGGCAGGAGAAGCTCGATGGCCCCCTCCATTCGGTCACCGTGGCGCATTGCAAGCTGATCAAGCCGGCCGAGCTGCGCGCCGTGGACGGCGTGTTCCGACTGCATTGA
- a CDS encoding cysteine hydrolase family protein: MTSAKTLLQLAGADLTPPRLGDAALVLIDIQNEYLAGPLALPDAKPAIVRAAALLARARQRGAAIIHIAHRGKQGGLFDRSADRGAIVAELSPRANELVIEKELPNAFAGTDLQAQLAASGRKDIVLAGFMTHMCVSSTARAALDLGFRTTIDADSCATRDLPDGSGGTLDARTIHEVALAELSDRFAIIARGDALG, from the coding sequence ATGACCTCCGCAAAGACCCTGCTGCAACTCGCCGGTGCTGACCTCACCCCGCCACGTCTTGGCGACGCCGCCTTGGTGCTGATCGACATCCAGAACGAATATCTGGCGGGCCCCCTCGCCCTGCCCGACGCCAAGCCTGCGATCGTGCGGGCGGCCGCGCTGTTGGCGCGGGCGCGCCAGCGCGGCGCTGCGATCATCCATATCGCCCATCGCGGCAAGCAAGGCGGCCTGTTCGATCGCTCCGCCGATCGCGGCGCCATCGTCGCCGAGCTCAGCCCACGTGCGAATGAGCTCGTGATCGAGAAGGAGCTGCCGAACGCCTTCGCCGGCACCGACCTGCAGGCGCAGCTCGCCGCGAGCGGACGCAAGGACATCGTGCTGGCCGGCTTCATGACGCATATGTGCGTCAGCTCCACCGCGCGTGCCGCGCTCGATCTCGGTTTTCGCACGACCATCGATGCAGACAGCTGCGCCACCCGTGACCTGCCCGACGGAAGCGGCGGCACGCTCGACGCCCGGACCATCCACGAGGTCGCGCTCGCCGAGCTGTCGGACCGCTTCGCGATCATCGCACGCGGCGACGCACTGGGGTGA
- the lepB gene encoding signal peptidase I: protein MTTLEDTIRPARSSAQSREWKAIVILILLIPVLWSPPFLFRFFLYQPFNIPSGSMSPTLMVGDYVFVSKSAYGYGRYSFPFAPSWISGRVLAAEPEHGDIVVFRTAKDTSADYVKRVVGLPGDRIQMRQGQLILNDRPVTRVALEYGLAYTACGADGSIKVKRWRETLPSGTSYVTFDCADNGFLDNTNVVTVPPGHFFVLGDNRDNSTDSRMMSSFGFVPMDNLVGKVTRIFWSLDEDGEPHMERLGKVE, encoded by the coding sequence ATGACCACTCTTGAGGACACGATCCGGCCGGCGCGGTCGTCGGCGCAATCGCGGGAATGGAAGGCGATCGTGATCCTGATCCTGCTGATCCCGGTGCTGTGGTCGCCGCCGTTCCTGTTTCGCTTCTTCCTGTACCAGCCGTTCAACATTCCGTCTGGTTCGATGTCGCCGACGCTGATGGTCGGCGACTACGTGTTCGTTTCGAAGAGTGCCTATGGCTACGGGCGCTATTCGTTTCCCTTCGCGCCGTCCTGGATTTCCGGCCGCGTCCTTGCCGCAGAGCCGGAGCATGGCGACATCGTCGTGTTCCGGACCGCGAAAGACACCTCTGCCGACTACGTCAAGCGCGTGGTCGGACTGCCTGGCGACCGTATCCAGATGCGGCAGGGCCAGCTCATCCTCAACGACCGTCCGGTGACGCGCGTCGCGCTCGAATACGGGCTTGCCTACACGGCCTGCGGTGCGGATGGCAGCATCAAGGTCAAGCGCTGGCGCGAGACGCTGCCGAGCGGCACGTCCTATGTGACCTTCGACTGCGCCGACAACGGTTTTCTCGACAACACCAACGTCGTCACGGTGCCGCCGGGCCATTTCTTCGTGCTCGGCGACAACCGCGACAATTCCACCGATAGCCGCATGATGTCGTCGTTCGGCTTCGTGCCGATGGACAATCTCGTCGGCAAGGTGACGCGGATCTTCTGGTCGCTCGACGAAGATGGCGAGCCGCACATGGAGCGTCTGGGAAAGGTGGAGTAG
- a CDS encoding LysR family transcriptional regulator, with product MNWDDLRIIAAVRDEGTYAGASARLRIDETTVGRRLSRIERALGLRLFEAADGVRRPTRSCEAVLAHVQAMAAHAAEIGRVGRSLPGPAGDLRIASTNAFAEEVLAPHASDFLRANPGLTLQFLTSSDNVRFSRWEADLAIRLRKPDKGDFSISRLGDIKLYYFEPVATESEPMLCAYPDELGAIPEMQFLRTKKIRPRCVTDNVRVIRTLIRSHRAAGVLPEHSCTELLGDRRLRATLLPKRRDVWLLVQNHLKRDSATRVTIDWVRSCFEQMSRARRDVDL from the coding sequence ATGAACTGGGACGACCTTCGCATCATTGCCGCGGTCAGGGACGAGGGCACCTATGCCGGCGCCAGCGCACGGCTGCGCATCGACGAGACCACGGTCGGACGCCGGCTGTCGCGCATCGAGCGCGCGCTCGGCCTGCGCCTGTTCGAGGCCGCCGACGGCGTCCGCAGGCCGACCCGGAGCTGCGAAGCGGTGCTCGCGCATGTCCAGGCGATGGCTGCGCATGCCGCCGAGATCGGCCGTGTCGGTCGGAGCCTGCCCGGCCCGGCGGGAGATTTGCGCATCGCCTCCACCAATGCATTCGCGGAGGAGGTGCTGGCACCGCATGCGAGCGACTTCCTGCGCGCCAATCCCGGCCTGACGCTGCAATTCCTGACCTCGAGCGACAATGTCAGGTTCTCGCGCTGGGAAGCCGATCTCGCGATCCGGCTGCGCAAGCCCGACAAGGGCGACTTTTCCATTTCGAGGCTCGGTGACATCAAGCTCTATTATTTCGAGCCGGTCGCGACCGAAAGCGAGCCGATGCTGTGCGCCTATCCGGACGAGCTCGGCGCCATTCCGGAGATGCAGTTTCTGCGGACCAAGAAAATCCGGCCGCGCTGCGTGACCGACAATGTCCGCGTCATCCGCACGCTGATCCGGTCGCACCGGGCCGCGGGCGTGCTGCCGGAGCACAGCTGCACCGAGTTGCTCGGCGACCGCCGCCTGCGCGCCACGCTGCTGCCGAAACGGCGCGACGTCTGGCTGCTCGTGCAAAACCATCTCAAGCGCGATTCCGCGACTCGCGTGACGATCGACTGGGTGCGGTCTTGTTTCGAGCAAATGTCGCGCGCCCGACGCGACGTCGACTTGTGA
- a CDS encoding cupin domain-containing protein produces MARQKAKASRPATKTAVKKRSGAKAAARSSARKAVKAKARTAPAKSAPKKLARPKQRIAVSHHREEDFKADGLRTYAKYRDLGIAEASHGLAQAHVIRLQGPCNPAEVSKLHFHDVEFQMVYVLKGWVKTYMDGQGETLMKEGSTWTQPPKIKHMILDYSDDVELLEVILPAEFRTVELKA; encoded by the coding sequence ATGGCCAGGCAAAAGGCAAAGGCATCAAGACCCGCAACGAAGACCGCGGTGAAGAAGCGCAGCGGTGCCAAGGCCGCGGCGCGATCCTCGGCACGCAAGGCGGTGAAGGCGAAGGCGCGCACCGCGCCCGCCAAGAGCGCGCCGAAAAAACTCGCTCGACCGAAGCAGCGCATCGCGGTCAGTCATCATCGCGAAGAGGACTTCAAAGCGGACGGCCTGCGCACTTACGCAAAGTACCGCGACCTCGGCATCGCCGAGGCGAGCCACGGCCTCGCGCAAGCGCATGTGATTCGCCTGCAGGGCCCCTGCAATCCGGCCGAAGTGTCGAAACTGCACTTCCACGACGTCGAGTTCCAGATGGTCTATGTGCTCAAGGGATGGGTGAAGACCTACATGGACGGGCAGGGCGAAACCTTGATGAAGGAAGGCAGTACCTGGACCCAGCCGCCGAAGATCAAGCACATGATCCTGGACTATTCGGATGACGTCGAGCTGCTCGAGGTGATCCTGCCGGCGGAGTTCAGGACGGTGGAGTTGAAGGCCTGA
- a CDS encoding co-chaperone GroES produces MKFRPLHDRVVVKRIDAEEKTAGGIIIPDTAKEKPSQGEVVAVGPGGRDEAGKLIPIDLKVGDRVLFGKWSGTEVKIDGVDLLIMKESDIMGVLDVPASKKKAA; encoded by the coding sequence ATGAAATTCCGTCCGCTTCACGACCGCGTCGTGGTCAAGCGCATCGACGCAGAAGAGAAGACCGCTGGCGGCATCATCATTCCCGACACTGCCAAGGAAAAGCCCTCCCAGGGTGAAGTCGTCGCCGTCGGCCCCGGTGGCCGCGACGAAGCCGGCAAGCTGATCCCGATCGACCTGAAGGTCGGCGACCGCGTGCTGTTCGGCAAGTGGTCCGGCACCGAGGTCAAGATCGACGGCGTCGATCTCCTGATCATGAAGGAAAGCGACATCATGGGCGTCCTCGACGTCCCCGCTTCCAAGAAGAAGGCGGCCTAA
- the groL gene encoding chaperonin GroEL (60 kDa chaperone family; promotes refolding of misfolded polypeptides especially under stressful conditions; forms two stacked rings of heptamers to form a barrel-shaped 14mer; ends can be capped by GroES; misfolded proteins enter the barrel where they are refolded when GroES binds) — MAAKEVKFSVEARDKMLRGVDVLANAVKVTLGPKGRNVVLDKSFGAPRITKDGVTVAKEIELDDKFENMGAQMVREVASKSADAAGDGTTTATVLAQAIVKEGAKSVAAGMNPMDLKRGIDLAVEAVVADLQKNSKKVTSNDEIAQVGTISANGDQEIGKFLSDAMKKVGNEGVITVEEAKSLETELDVVEGMQFDRGYISPYFVTNADKMRVEMDDAYILINEKKLSSLNELLPLLEAVVQTGKPLVIVAEDVEGEALATLVVNRLRGGLKVAAVKAPGFGDRRKAMLQDIAILTGGQAISEDLGIKLENVTLNMLGRAKKVMIDKENTTIVNGAGKKADIEARVAQIKAQIEETTSDYDREKLQERLAKLAGGVAVIRVGGATEVEVKERKDRVDDAMHATRAAVEEGIVPGGGVALLRASEQLKGLRTKNDDQKTGVEIVRKALSAPARQIAINAGEDGSVIVGKILENKAYNYGFDSQTGEYADLVKKGIIDPTKVVRTAIQNAASVAALLITTEAMVAELPKKGGAGPAMPPGGGMGGMDF, encoded by the coding sequence ATGGCAGCCAAAGAAGTCAAATTCTCGGTTGAAGCGCGCGACAAGATGCTGCGCGGCGTCGACGTTCTCGCCAACGCGGTGAAGGTCACGCTCGGTCCGAAGGGCCGCAACGTCGTGCTCGACAAGTCGTTCGGCGCTCCCCGCATCACCAAGGACGGCGTCACCGTCGCCAAGGAGATCGAGCTCGACGACAAGTTCGAGAACATGGGCGCCCAGATGGTGCGCGAAGTCGCTTCCAAATCCGCTGACGCGGCCGGCGACGGCACCACCACCGCCACCGTGCTGGCCCAGGCGATCGTGAAGGAAGGCGCCAAGTCGGTCGCCGCCGGCATGAACCCGATGGACCTCAAGCGCGGCATCGACCTCGCGGTCGAGGCTGTGGTTGCGGACCTCCAGAAGAACTCCAAGAAGGTCACCTCGAACGACGAGATCGCCCAGGTCGGCACCATCTCGGCCAACGGCGACCAGGAGATCGGCAAGTTCCTCTCCGATGCCATGAAGAAGGTCGGCAACGAGGGTGTCATCACCGTCGAGGAAGCCAAGTCGCTCGAGACCGAGCTCGACGTCGTCGAGGGCATGCAGTTCGACCGCGGCTACATCTCGCCCTACTTCGTCACCAACGCCGACAAGATGCGCGTTGAGATGGACGACGCCTACATCCTCATCAACGAGAAGAAGCTCTCCTCGCTGAACGAGCTGCTGCCGCTGCTCGAGGCCGTGGTGCAGACCGGCAAGCCGCTGGTCATCGTCGCCGAGGACGTCGAAGGTGAAGCCCTCGCCACCCTGGTCGTGAACCGTCTGCGCGGCGGCCTCAAGGTCGCGGCCGTCAAGGCGCCGGGCTTCGGCGATCGCCGCAAGGCCATGCTGCAGGACATCGCGATCCTGACCGGCGGCCAGGCGATCTCGGAAGACCTCGGCATCAAGCTCGAGAACGTCACGCTCAACATGCTCGGTCGCGCCAAGAAGGTGATGATCGACAAGGAGAACACCACGATCGTCAACGGCGCCGGCAAGAAGGCCGACATCGAGGCGCGCGTGGCCCAGATCAAGGCGCAGATCGAGGAGACCACCTCGGACTACGACCGTGAGAAGCTCCAGGAGCGTCTCGCCAAGCTCGCGGGCGGCGTCGCGGTGATCCGCGTCGGCGGCGCGACCGAGGTCGAGGTGAAGGAGCGCAAGGATCGCGTTGATGACGCGATGCATGCGACCCGCGCGGCCGTGGAAGAAGGCATCGTCCCGGGCGGCGGCGTGGCCCTGCTCCGTGCCTCCGAGCAGCTCAAGGGCCTGCGCACCAAGAACGACGACCAGAAGACCGGCGTCGAGATCGTGCGCAAGGCGCTGTCGGCGCCCGCTCGCCAGATCGCGATCAACGCCGGTGAAGACGGCTCGGTGATCGTCGGCAAGATCCTGGAGAACAAGGCCTACAATTACGGCTTCGACTCCCAGACCGGCGAATATGCCGACCTCGTCAAGAAGGGCATCATCGACCCGACCAAGGTGGTTCGCACCGCGATCCAGAACGCAGCCTCGGTTGCGGCTCTGCTGATCACCACGGAAGCCATGGTCGCCGAGCTGCCCAAGAAGGGCGGCGCCGGCCCCGCGATGCCTCCGGGCGGCGGCATGGGCGGCATGGACTTCTAA
- a CDS encoding slipin family protein has protein sequence MLNLTVKDGERALLTRNGQLVRVLAPGKHRLFDPLHELKAEVLDVVRSEFSADRYAVLKAARPDLAAELFEAVETKADEIAIVSLDGRPVHLMTPWQVRVYWKVATRIDVERIDVSRDARVDARHLAMIERNRSTVVTEAVVENHEAGLLYVEGRIVERLAPGRHAFWTVGRKIEVKRLDLRPQAVEITAQEMLTKDRIALRVTLTAFRRVVDPERTVATVPDVDAWLYRLVQFAIREAVAGRTLDEVLSAKAALDAELRDYVRARVAGSGVEVTELGVKDVILPGEIRELVNKVVEAERVAKANLIRRQEETAATRSLLNTARLMEENPLLLRLKELESLERLVEKVGRIDLHAGNGEGLDALLTRLVRLKAPESA, from the coding sequence ATGCTCAACTTGACGGTGAAGGATGGCGAGCGTGCGCTGCTCACGCGCAACGGGCAGCTCGTGCGCGTGCTCGCGCCCGGCAAGCACCGGCTGTTCGATCCCCTGCACGAGCTGAAGGCCGAGGTGCTCGACGTGGTCCGCAGCGAATTTTCTGCGGATCGCTACGCGGTGCTGAAGGCCGCGCGGCCCGATCTCGCCGCGGAGCTGTTCGAGGCGGTCGAGACGAAGGCGGACGAGATCGCCATCGTCAGCCTCGATGGCCGGCCCGTGCATCTGATGACGCCCTGGCAGGTGCGCGTCTACTGGAAGGTCGCAACCCGCATCGATGTCGAGCGCATCGATGTGTCGCGCGATGCCAGGGTCGATGCGCGGCACCTGGCCATGATCGAGCGCAACCGCTCGACCGTCGTGACGGAAGCTGTGGTCGAGAACCACGAGGCGGGCCTGCTCTATGTCGAGGGCCGGATCGTGGAGCGGCTTGCGCCTGGCCGGCACGCCTTCTGGACTGTCGGCCGCAAGATCGAGGTCAAGCGCCTCGACCTGCGGCCCCAGGCGGTCGAGATCACTGCGCAGGAGATGCTGACCAAGGATCGCATCGCGCTGCGGGTGACGCTGACTGCGTTCCGCCGGGTTGTCGATCCAGAGCGCACGGTTGCGACCGTGCCCGACGTGGATGCGTGGCTGTACCGCCTGGTGCAGTTCGCGATCCGCGAAGCGGTCGCGGGCCGGACGCTGGACGAGGTGCTGTCTGCGAAGGCGGCGCTGGATGCGGAGCTGCGCGACTATGTGCGGGCACGCGTCGCGGGGTCCGGTGTCGAGGTGACCGAGCTCGGCGTCAAGGACGTGATCCTGCCCGGCGAGATCCGGGAGCTGGTGAACAAGGTGGTGGAGGCGGAGCGGGTCGCGAAGGCGAACCTGATCCGCCGGCAGGAGGAGACCGCGGCGACACGGTCGCTCCTGAACACCGCCCGCCTGATGGAGGAGAACCCTCTGCTGCTCCGGCTCAAGGAGCTGGAGTCGCTGGAGCGGCTGGTCGAGAAGGTCGGCCGCATCGACCTCCATGCCGGCAACGGCGAGGGTCTCGACGCCCTCCTGACCCGGCTCGTGCGCCTGAAGGCGCCCGAGAGTGCGTGA
- a CDS encoding tetratricopeptide repeat protein, translating into MGNSVGQRAFQKARLEKRQKAEVLPMLGHALQLHKMGLLPEAQTAYRQLLQLAPNQFIALHMLGTLESDAKNYQQAEILLSRAVAVDPRSADAHMSLGVALNGQRRHEEACASYRKALALRPNHATTLSNLGNASVALDLHEEALHSYDKALALDARLAEAHNGRGWALCRRRNYDEALASLNRALSIKPDYPAALANRAAALRELQRFDEALADGNRAIALAPDDANGWLARASVLLQIQQIAQASHDCEQALVIAPDSIQAHLVLGLCLAGLGRVDEALASFDRALDIQPDLQSAISNKIFTLDFAGDATVERHQQARHMWWERVGAKIASGAAGAHDNSRDPDRRLVLGYVSSDFNAHSAALIFKPVLQHRDRAQFEIVCYACSSKVDATTGEFREIADRWRDASQWTEDRLAAEIRADGIDILIDLSGHTRGNRLGVFARKPAPIQVHGWGHGTGTGLPTIDYLFSDPVAIPPEVRHLFAETVVDLPCFVTLAPLPAGIARAQTPAISNGFVTFGVFNRISKISDDAAQVWSSILERVPGSRLLIKDVALDDRLVRENLLARFEACGLPAERVDLLGATLRSEHLATFNRVDICLDPFPQNGGVSTWEALQMGVPVVAKLGNSLPSRAAGSILTALGLPDWVTDSPEAYIEIATRRASQISELDKLRLELPDKIRTAAASNPVSYGRAVDDAYRAMWKRYCNGGV; encoded by the coding sequence ATGGGCAACAGCGTAGGTCAGCGTGCATTTCAAAAGGCCCGGCTTGAGAAACGGCAAAAAGCCGAAGTCCTGCCAATGCTCGGGCACGCGCTCCAGCTGCACAAGATGGGGCTCCTCCCCGAGGCCCAGACGGCCTATCGGCAACTCCTGCAGCTCGCGCCCAACCAATTCATCGCGCTGCATATGCTCGGCACCTTGGAGTCCGATGCCAAAAACTACCAGCAAGCCGAAATCCTGCTGAGCCGGGCGGTTGCCGTGGATCCGCGATCTGCCGATGCTCATATGAGCCTGGGCGTCGCGCTCAACGGGCAGCGACGTCACGAGGAGGCCTGCGCGAGCTATCGCAAAGCCCTCGCCTTGCGGCCCAACCACGCAACAACCCTGTCCAATCTCGGTAACGCGAGTGTGGCCCTCGACCTTCACGAGGAGGCGCTCCACAGCTACGACAAGGCGCTCGCCCTCGACGCAAGGCTTGCCGAAGCCCACAACGGCCGGGGTTGGGCGCTCTGCCGTCGGCGCAATTATGACGAGGCTCTCGCAAGCTTGAACCGCGCGCTGTCGATCAAGCCCGACTATCCCGCGGCGCTGGCGAACCGCGCGGCCGCGTTGCGGGAACTTCAGCGATTTGACGAAGCCTTGGCAGACGGCAATCGGGCAATCGCGCTGGCCCCCGACGACGCGAATGGATGGCTCGCACGGGCCAGCGTCCTGCTCCAGATCCAGCAGATTGCCCAGGCATCACACGATTGCGAGCAGGCCCTCGTGATCGCTCCCGATTCCATTCAAGCTCACCTGGTGCTGGGCCTTTGCCTCGCCGGACTTGGCCGGGTCGACGAAGCCCTCGCCAGTTTCGACAGAGCCCTCGACATCCAGCCTGATCTCCAGAGCGCGATCTCCAACAAGATATTCACGCTCGATTTTGCGGGGGATGCCACCGTTGAGCGGCATCAGCAGGCGCGGCATATGTGGTGGGAGCGTGTCGGCGCGAAGATCGCATCAGGAGCGGCGGGAGCGCATGACAACAGCCGCGACCCGGATCGCCGTCTGGTGCTCGGCTATGTCTCGTCGGATTTCAACGCGCATTCGGCCGCGTTGATTTTCAAGCCGGTCCTTCAACACCGTGACCGGGCACAGTTCGAGATCGTGTGCTACGCCTGCTCGTCGAAAGTGGACGCTACGACCGGCGAATTTCGCGAGATCGCCGATCGCTGGCGCGACGCCTCGCAATGGACCGAGGATCGCCTCGCCGCCGAGATCCGCGCCGACGGCATCGACATCCTGATCGACCTGTCCGGCCATACCAGAGGGAACCGGCTCGGCGTGTTTGCGCGCAAGCCGGCACCGATCCAGGTCCATGGTTGGGGCCACGGTACCGGCACCGGACTGCCGACGATCGATTACCTGTTCTCGGACCCCGTCGCGATTCCGCCCGAGGTTCGGCATCTGTTTGCGGAGACCGTCGTCGACCTGCCGTGCTTTGTGACGCTGGCGCCGCTGCCGGCCGGGATTGCGCGGGCGCAGACGCCGGCGATTTCGAACGGCTTCGTTACATTCGGCGTCTTCAACCGCATCAGCAAGATTTCGGACGACGCAGCGCAAGTCTGGTCCAGCATTCTCGAGCGGGTGCCGGGTTCGCGACTGCTGATCAAGGATGTTGCGCTGGACGACCGATTGGTCCGCGAGAATTTGCTGGCGCGGTTCGAGGCTTGCGGATTGCCGGCCGAACGCGTCGATCTGCTCGGCGCCACCTTGCGAAGCGAACATCTGGCGACGTTCAATCGCGTCGATATCTGCCTCGACCCGTTCCCGCAGAATGGTGGCGTCAGCACATGGGAAGCCCTGCAGATGGGCGTGCCGGTGGTCGCGAAACTCGGCAACAGCCTGCCCAGCCGTGCTGCCGGCTCCATCCTCACGGCGCTTGGCCTCCCGGACTGGGTCACGGATAGCCCTGAGGCGTATATCGAAATTGCAACGCGCCGAGCCTCGCAGATCAGCGAGCTCGACAAGTTGCGGCTCGAATTGCCCGACAAGATTCGCACCGCAGCCGCCAGCAACCCCGTCTCATACGGGCGAGCGGTGGACGACGCCTATCGCGCGATGTGGAAACGCTATTGCAACGGCGGCGTCTGA